In Bartonella bovis 91-4, the following proteins share a genomic window:
- a CDS encoding ATP-binding protein gives MNKGFNGVDKILPPSMRWGGMVWGLFFVIVFLFIVGFLGIFYPQSYFHKAALISFLVLAIIGIAALFLIGMGFLRYDIGPLHKSLDFSVFNEIDDAIIISDLSGFVYYSNQNYQKIFTYKPEASCYAVIADLPGASALLYRLKVAAFNNLAAQETLKIDRSIFIHSNQKDIVWYNISVQPILQWRKRFLFWRIADISHLEECREAFCLNLQEAINHLDQAPVGFLSVNVQGAIIYANAVFAEWFSIDLANFTIGQYSFDQFFDVSGVNSVWSDIYLQSHKHYNSNCTTPYTFSLFLTSQTGDKKILDCFMCISSFLKDDAIYRIVMMPQSIQKSKSDYQLKLPNTLKYFDASPFAIAVVDQKGQFIHINNSFSVLMGCSSKTINFYDIISRQGCVQLEHAFQKFRENKNNPISIDTVLENNKERHFRLHLMPIIQYHNDILQDLVVVSVIETTEQKTLEDKMVQNQKMQAVGQLAGGIAHDFNNVLTAILMSCDLLLNTHRSSDPAHADLINIKNNANRAAALVQQLLAFSRKQTLKPEKVDFTELLSDIRNLILPLLGNNIQLKIIHGRDLWSVKVDQASFQRVIMNLVINARDAMPNGGLITIKTNNITKQQSAEFNYVGFVSGEYVQLTISDTGEGISAFVQEKMFEPFFTTKEVGKGTGLGLSMVYGIVKQTGGYIYCDSQEGKGTTFHIFLPRYISDINNDISPQIKKVEEQEKDADLTGFATVLLVEDEDAVRIGGVKALQMRGYTVLEAASGVEALFVLEENKGAVDIIVSDVVMPEMDGPTLLKEVRKKYPDIKFIFVSGYAKDAFTKNLPKDAVFGFLSKPFTLKQLALVVKEMLAQ, from the coding sequence ATGAATAAAGGTTTTAATGGCGTGGACAAAATATTGCCTCCTTCCATGCGATGGGGGGGTATGGTTTGGGGGCTCTTTTTTGTTATAGTTTTTTTGTTCATTGTGGGGTTTTTGGGTATTTTTTATCCGCAAAGCTATTTTCATAAAGCTGCTTTGATATCTTTTTTAGTGTTAGCAATTATAGGCATTGCTGCACTTTTTCTGATAGGAATGGGTTTTTTGAGATATGATATCGGGCCATTGCATAAAAGCTTAGATTTTAGTGTCTTTAATGAGATAGATGATGCAATTATAATATCTGATTTATCAGGTTTTGTTTATTATTCTAATCAGAATTATCAGAAAATTTTTACCTATAAACCTGAGGCTTCTTGTTATGCAGTTATTGCTGATCTTCCGGGTGCTAGTGCACTTTTATATCGTTTAAAAGTTGCAGCATTTAATAATCTTGCAGCTCAAGAAACATTAAAGATAGATCGATCAATTTTTATTCATTCTAATCAGAAAGACATTGTATGGTATAATATTTCTGTTCAACCAATACTACAGTGGAGAAAAAGATTTTTATTTTGGCGTATCGCTGATATTTCACATTTGGAGGAATGCCGTGAAGCTTTTTGCTTGAACCTTCAAGAAGCTATTAATCATTTAGATCAAGCTCCTGTTGGCTTTTTATCTGTCAATGTACAAGGAGCTATTATCTATGCCAATGCGGTTTTTGCTGAATGGTTTTCAATCGATTTGGCAAATTTTACTATTGGTCAATATAGTTTTGATCAGTTCTTTGATGTTTCTGGAGTTAATAGTGTATGGAGTGATATCTATTTACAAAGTCACAAACATTATAATTCAAATTGTACTACACCTTATACGTTTTCTTTGTTTTTAACTTCACAGACTGGTGATAAGAAAATATTGGATTGTTTTATGTGTATTTCTTCTTTCTTAAAAGATGACGCTATCTATCGCATTGTTATGATGCCGCAATCGATACAAAAGAGCAAAAGCGATTATCAATTAAAATTGCCAAATACATTAAAGTATTTTGATGCAAGCCCTTTTGCAATAGCTGTAGTTGATCAGAAAGGGCAATTTATTCATATTAATAACTCTTTTTCAGTGTTGATGGGGTGTTCTAGTAAGACTATCAATTTCTACGATATTATATCTCGCCAAGGTTGTGTTCAGTTAGAGCATGCATTTCAGAAGTTTAGGGAGAATAAAAATAATCCAATTTCAATAGACACAGTGTTGGAAAATAATAAAGAGCGCCATTTTCGTCTTCATCTTATGCCTATAATACAATATCATAATGATATATTACAAGATTTGGTGGTTGTATCTGTCATAGAAACAACAGAACAAAAAACACTTGAAGATAAAATGGTACAAAATCAAAAGATGCAAGCTGTTGGGCAGTTAGCTGGTGGTATTGCTCATGATTTTAATAATGTTTTAACAGCAATTTTAATGTCGTGTGACCTCCTTTTAAACACACACCGTAGTTCTGATCCAGCGCATGCTGATCTCATCAATATCAAAAATAATGCTAATCGTGCTGCTGCACTTGTGCAGCAATTATTAGCCTTTTCTAGAAAGCAAACACTTAAACCTGAGAAAGTTGATTTTACAGAACTTTTATCCGATATTCGCAATCTTATTTTGCCTCTTTTAGGAAATAATATTCAATTGAAAATTATTCATGGAAGAGATCTGTGGAGCGTTAAAGTTGATCAAGCTTCTTTTCAGCGTGTTATTATGAATTTGGTGATTAATGCGCGTGATGCTATGCCGAATGGAGGTCTGATAACAATTAAAACAAACAATATTACAAAACAACAAAGTGCTGAATTTAATTATGTTGGCTTTGTGAGTGGTGAGTATGTGCAATTGACTATTTCAGATACAGGAGAAGGTATATCTGCTTTTGTGCAAGAAAAAATGTTTGAGCCATTTTTTACAACAAAAGAAGTTGGGAAAGGAACAGGACTTGGCTTATCAATGGTTTATGGCATTGTTAAGCAAACAGGCGGTTATATTTACTGTGATAGCCAGGAAGGAAAAGGAACGACATTTCATATTTTTCTACCTCGTTATATTTCTGATATCAATAATGATATTTCTCCACAAATTAAAAAAGTAGAAGAGCAGGAAAAAGATGCAGATTTAACAGGTTTTGCAACTGTTTTATTGGTTGAAGATGAAGACGCTGTTAGAATAGGTGGAGTAAAAGCTCTTCAAATGAGAGGATATACCGTTTTAGAAGCTGCAAGTGGGGTAGAGGCGCTTTTTGTACTTGAAGAAAATAAAGGGGCTGTTGATATTATTGTTTCCGATGTAGTTATGCCGGAAATGGATGGGCCTACTTTGCTTAAGGAAGTGCGTAAAAAATATCCTGACATCAAATTTATTTTTGTTTCGGGATATGCAAAAGACGCTTTTACTAAGAATCTTCCAAAAGATGCTGTTTTCGGATTTTTATCTAAGCCGTTTACACTTAAACAGCTAGCTCTAGTAGTTAAAGAAATGTTAGCGCAGTAA
- a CDS encoding flagellar biosynthetic protein FliO gives MNIWLSNYIGTSAANIITSLVFLIIIITAIVIVITLLRYLNKGGFNFNRKKHPLRLIISDIIAIDRTRRLVLIRRDDVEHLILIGGAADTVIESNIVKTQISYENYNRPQKDIQPTSKMAETNFNAAFTEQTSLHTNTIKPAQDNIPSPSSQQNQHLKDSAITAEIEGRQEPSFFIPSSK, from the coding sequence ATGAATATTTGGTTATCAAACTATATTGGAACATCTGCAGCAAATATAATTACAAGCCTTGTGTTTCTTATAATAATAATCACAGCAATTGTTATAGTCATAACGCTTTTGCGCTATTTAAATAAAGGAGGATTCAATTTTAATAGAAAAAAACACCCATTGCGATTAATCATATCTGACATAATTGCTATTGATCGTACACGCCGCCTTGTTCTAATACGTCGCGATGATGTAGAACATTTAATTCTCATCGGTGGAGCGGCAGATACAGTTATAGAATCTAATATTGTCAAAACACAGATCTCATACGAAAATTATAACAGACCACAAAAAGACATACAGCCAACATCAAAAATGGCAGAAACTAATTTCAATGCTGCCTTTACTGAACAAACCTCTCTACACACCAATACAATTAAACCTGCACAAGACAATATCCCCTCCCCCTCCTCTCAACAAAATCAGCATTTAAAAGATTCGGCAATTACAGCTGAAATTGAAGGGCGGCAAGAACCGTCTTTCTTTATTCCTAGCTCAAAATAA
- the dksA gene encoding RNA polymerase-binding protein DksA: MNKVVSGQYRPSEDEPFMNERQKAYFRAKLISWKCDILKETRETLESLQRENTNQSDLTDRASYETDRAIELRARARQRKLIAKIDAALERIDNGTYGFCEETGEPISIKRLEARPIAVLSLEAQERHERREKVYRDD; the protein is encoded by the coding sequence ATGAATAAAGTCGTTAGTGGTCAGTATCGTCCTAGTGAAGATGAACCTTTTATGAACGAGCGACAAAAAGCATATTTTCGCGCTAAATTAATTTCTTGGAAATGCGATATATTGAAAGAAACTCGTGAAACTTTAGAAAGTTTGCAAAGAGAAAATACTAATCAATCTGATTTGACTGACCGAGCATCTTATGAAACTGATCGTGCAATCGAATTGCGTGCTCGTGCTCGTCAGAGAAAACTCATTGCAAAAATAGATGCAGCCTTGGAGCGTATTGATAATGGTACTTACGGGTTTTGTGAAGAAACTGGAGAACCTATTAGTATAAAACGTCTTGAAGCACGACCAATTGCAGTTTTATCATTAGAAGCGCAAGAACGCCATGAACGACGAGAAAAAGTCTATCGTGATGATTAA
- a CDS encoding flavin reductase family protein — MQNRTKDLMPKFQKIATVSSQEYRDTMSRLGGAVHIVTTNGAKGRRGVTVSACCSLSDDPPMLLVCLMRHNSKNKLFVENGNFCVNSLAGKHRSLSEIFSGRCGFTQTERFNTAQWNVLQTGAPSLSGALASFDCRLICWHQHATHYILIGEVVAINRNQEKDALMYFNRDYHVLSL, encoded by the coding sequence ATGCAAAATCGTACAAAAGATTTAATGCCTAAATTTCAAAAAATTGCTACGGTTTCTTCACAAGAATATCGCGATACTATGAGTCGTTTAGGAGGAGCTGTGCATATTGTAACGACAAATGGTGCTAAAGGAAGACGTGGGGTAACAGTTTCGGCTTGTTGTTCTTTATCAGATGATCCTCCAATGCTTCTTGTTTGCTTAATGCGACATAATTCTAAAAATAAGTTATTTGTGGAAAATGGAAATTTTTGTGTCAATAGCTTAGCAGGGAAACATCGTTCATTGTCGGAAATTTTTTCTGGACGTTGTGGTTTTACACAAACTGAACGCTTTAATACAGCTCAATGGAATGTTTTACAGACTGGCGCACCTAGCTTATCAGGTGCTTTGGCTTCATTTGACTGCCGTTTGATTTGTTGGCACCAACACGCGACTCATTATATTTTGATTGGTGAAGTTGTTGCGATAAACCGCAATCAAGAAAAAGACGCTTTAATGTATTTTAATCGTGACTATCATGTTTTGTCTTTATAA
- the rpe gene encoding ribulose-phosphate 3-epimerase, with product MPRPHFISPSLLAADFSKLGQEVSDVVDAGADWLHLDIMDGHFVPNITFGPDIVKALRPLTKTIFDVHLMIAPVDPYLEAFAQAGSDIITIHAEAGPHIHRSLQTIKAMGKKAGVSINPSTPEHVLEYFLDQLDLILIMTVNPGFGGQNFISEMKNKIERVKNMIANRPIDLEVDGGITVDTIGIAAKAGANVFVAGSAVYKNGNKDLYKTRINALRQAAKLS from the coding sequence ATGCCCCGTCCCCATTTCATTTCACCTTCACTTTTGGCTGCTGATTTTTCTAAACTCGGTCAAGAAGTATCAGATGTTGTTGATGCTGGTGCAGATTGGCTTCACCTTGATATTATGGATGGCCACTTTGTCCCTAATATTACCTTTGGCCCTGATATTGTTAAAGCACTGCGCCCACTAACCAAAACAATATTTGATGTTCACCTCATGATAGCACCTGTAGATCCTTATCTTGAAGCCTTTGCGCAAGCCGGTTCAGATATTATAACCATTCATGCAGAAGCAGGTCCTCATATTCATCGCTCACTGCAAACAATTAAAGCAATGGGAAAAAAGGCAGGAGTTTCAATCAATCCAAGCACACCAGAGCATGTGCTTGAATATTTTCTTGATCAACTAGATCTCATTCTTATTATGACTGTCAACCCAGGTTTTGGTGGACAAAACTTTATCTCAGAAATGAAAAATAAAATCGAACGAGTAAAAAATATGATTGCCAATCGGCCTATTGATCTTGAAGTTGATGGTGGCATTACAGTTGATACAATTGGAATAGCTGCAAAAGCTGGTGCAAATGTATTTGTTGCAGGATCTGCAGTTTATAAAAATGGTAACAAAGATCTTTATAAAACACGCATTAACGCACTGCGCCAAGCCGCAAAACTCTCATAA
- the purB gene encoding adenylosuccinate lyase, with amino-acid sequence MIERYSRPEMVTIWSPKTKYRIWFEIEAHACDALAQLGVIPEKSAKIIWEKGEAAEFDVNRINEIEATTKHDVIAFLTHLAEFIGPESRFIHQGMTSSDVLDTAFNVQLMRASDILLKDINQLLEVLKKRAFEHKETITIGRSHGIHAEPTTFGAKLALAYAEFLRCHKRLLAAREEIATCAISGAVGTFANIDPRVEEHVAQALGMRVEPVSTQVIPRDRHAMFFATLGVIASSVERLAIEIRHLHRTEVLEVEEYFSPGQKGSSAMPHKRNPVLTENLTGLARMVRTFVMPAMENVALWHERDISHSSVERYIGPDATITLDFALSRLTSVIENLIVYPENMQKNLNKFRGLIHSQRVLLALTQAGISRENAYHLVQRNAMKVWEQGKDFLEELLKDEDVTKALNEADLREKFDLAYHTKHVETIFRRVFG; translated from the coding sequence ATGATCGAGCGTTATTCTCGCCCTGAAATGGTAACAATTTGGTCACCAAAGACTAAATATCGTATCTGGTTTGAAATTGAAGCACATGCCTGTGATGCGTTAGCTCAGCTCGGTGTTATTCCAGAAAAATCAGCTAAAATTATTTGGGAAAAAGGTGAAGCTGCTGAATTTGATGTTAATCGTATTAATGAAATTGAAGCGACTACAAAGCATGATGTCATAGCATTTTTAACCCACTTAGCTGAATTTATTGGACCAGAATCTCGTTTTATTCACCAAGGCATGACATCATCAGATGTTTTGGATACAGCATTTAATGTTCAATTAATGCGCGCTAGTGATATTCTTCTAAAAGACATAAATCAACTTCTTGAAGTATTAAAAAAACGTGCCTTTGAACATAAAGAGACGATTACTATTGGACGTAGTCATGGCATTCATGCCGAACCTACAACATTTGGAGCTAAACTTGCCCTTGCATATGCCGAATTTCTGCGTTGTCACAAACGTCTTCTTGCTGCGCGAGAAGAAATTGCCACTTGTGCCATTTCAGGAGCTGTTGGCACTTTTGCTAATATTGATCCCCGTGTTGAAGAACATGTAGCACAAGCACTAGGTATGCGTGTTGAACCTGTTTCCACCCAAGTAATACCACGTGATCGTCATGCTATGTTCTTTGCAACACTTGGAGTTATTGCTTCATCTGTTGAAAGGCTAGCCATAGAAATACGCCACCTGCATAGAACAGAAGTTCTTGAAGTAGAAGAATATTTCTCACCTGGGCAAAAAGGCTCATCTGCTATGCCTCACAAACGCAATCCAGTTTTAACAGAAAATCTCACTGGATTGGCACGTATGGTGCGCACATTTGTAATGCCTGCTATGGAAAATGTTGCGCTTTGGCATGAACGTGACATTTCACATTCATCTGTTGAACGTTATATTGGCCCTGATGCTACCATTACCCTTGATTTTGCGCTTTCTCGATTAACATCTGTGATTGAAAATTTAATTGTTTATCCAGAAAATATGCAAAAAAACCTCAATAAATTTCGTGGTCTTATTCACTCACAACGCGTGCTTTTAGCACTCACACAAGCTGGTATAAGCCGTGAGAATGCTTATCACCTTGTTCAACGAAACGCGATGAAAGTTTGGGAACAAGGAAAAGATTTTTTAGAAGAATTGCTAAAAGATGAAGATGTCACAAAAGCTTTAAATGAAGCAGATCTTCGTGAAAAATTTGACCTTGCTTACCATACTAAACATGTTGAGACAATTTTTAGACGTGTATTTGGATAA
- a CDS encoding RBBP9/YdeN family alpha/beta hydrolase, with protein sequence MKANQLDILIVPGYKGSGPDHWQTRWEQKLSTARRVQQTHWSKPVCEEWINAVKNAIAQANKPVVIIAHSLGVPTVIHATAQNAEKVCGAFLVAPPDVENEKIRPKHLMTFGPYHRKKLPFPSVLIASRNDEFCQFSVAENLAKDWNALFVDTGQSGHINVESGHGPWPEGLIIFSHFLAKL encoded by the coding sequence ATGAAAGCAAATCAACTCGATATTCTTATTGTCCCCGGCTACAAAGGATCTGGTCCAGATCATTGGCAAACACGTTGGGAACAAAAACTATCTACTGCCCGCCGTGTCCAACAAACTCATTGGTCAAAACCCGTATGCGAAGAATGGATTAATGCAGTAAAAAATGCCATTGCACAAGCCAATAAACCTGTTGTTATCATTGCTCACTCATTGGGAGTGCCAACCGTTATTCACGCAACTGCTCAAAATGCAGAAAAAGTTTGTGGTGCTTTCCTTGTTGCCCCACCAGATGTAGAAAATGAAAAAATACGCCCCAAGCATCTAATGACATTTGGTCCATATCATCGCAAAAAACTCCCCTTTCCTTCAGTGCTCATAGCAAGCCGCAATGATGAATTCTGCCAATTCTCAGTAGCAGAAAATCTTGCTAAAGATTGGAATGCACTTTTCGTTGATACTGGACAGTCTGGGCACATTAATGTAGAATCTGGTCATGGTCCTTGGCCTGAAGGGCTTATAATTTTCTCCCATTTTCTTGCAAAACTTTAA
- the purC gene encoding phosphoribosylaminoimidazolesuccinocarboxamide synthase produces MNRRHRIYEGKAKILYEGPEPGTYIQFFKDDATAFNAKKHEIIDGKGVLNNRISEHIFTQLGRLGIPTHFIKRINMREQLIKAVEIIPLEVVVRNVAAGSLSKRLGLEEGTVLPQSIIEFYYKNDSLDDPMVTEEHITAFGWSAPQEIEEIMQLSIRINDFLSGLFAGVGIQLIDFKMEFGRLWESETMRIVLADEISPDSARLWDMQTREKMDKDRFRRDMGGLINAYQNVAKRLGIMNENDPPRPSGPVLVK; encoded by the coding sequence ATGAACCGTCGTCACCGCATTTATGAAGGTAAGGCCAAAATCCTATATGAAGGGCCTGAACCAGGTACTTATATTCAGTTTTTTAAAGATGACGCAACTGCATTTAATGCTAAAAAACATGAAATCATTGATGGTAAAGGAGTTTTAAATAACCGTATTTCAGAGCATATTTTTACTCAGCTTGGCCGTTTAGGTATCCCAACACATTTTATCAAACGTATCAATATGCGTGAACAGCTTATCAAAGCAGTTGAAATTATTCCGCTGGAAGTTGTTGTACGTAACGTTGCTGCAGGTTCCCTTTCTAAGCGCTTAGGATTAGAAGAAGGAACAGTTCTTCCTCAGTCTATTATTGAGTTTTACTACAAAAACGATTCCCTTGACGATCCAATGGTGACGGAAGAGCATATCACTGCTTTTGGGTGGTCTGCCCCACAAGAAATAGAAGAAATTATGCAACTTTCAATTCGTATTAATGATTTTCTTTCTGGGCTTTTTGCAGGTGTTGGTATTCAATTGATTGACTTTAAAATGGAATTTGGCCGTTTATGGGAAAGTGAAACAATGCGTATCGTTCTTGCTGATGAAATCTCACCTGACTCTGCCCGCTTATGGGACATGCAAACGCGAGAAAAAATGGATAAAGATCGTTTCCGCCGCGATATGGGTGGGCTTATTAACGCTTATCAAAATGTTGCAAAACGCCTTGGTATTATGAACGAAAATGATCCTCCACGACCAAGTGGTCCAGTTTTAGTTAAATAA
- the purS gene encoding phosphoribosylformylglycinamidine synthase subunit PurS, giving the protein MKARVIVTFKSGVLDPQGEAITSALNSLAFTGIQSIRQGKVFDIILDDIPTETAKQKLEQMCKQLLVNTVIENYTIELL; this is encoded by the coding sequence ATGAAAGCACGCGTTATAGTTACCTTTAAAAGCGGCGTTCTTGACCCTCAAGGAGAGGCGATTACTAGCGCTTTAAATAGCTTAGCTTTTACCGGCATTCAATCTATTCGCCAAGGAAAAGTGTTTGATATTATTCTCGATGACATACCCACTGAAACAGCAAAACAAAAACTTGAACAAATGTGTAAACAATTACTTGTAAATACTGTTATTGAAAATTACACCATAGAACTTCTGTGA
- the purQ gene encoding phosphoribosylformylglycinamidine synthase subunit PurQ, with product MKTAIIQLPGLNRDQDMITALYQITGIQPLKIWQTETTIPQVDMIVIPGGFSYGDYLRCGAIGARMPVMQAVREKAQKGVMIMGVCNGFQILLESGLLPGALMRNTSLKFVCREIKLEIINADTKFSRCYSKGQIIRCPVAHHDGNYFVDNNTLKQMEDNKQIIFRYAENTNPNGSINDIAGIVNKAGNVLGIMPHPENFIEAAHGGDDGRLLFQSILASKN from the coding sequence ATGAAAACTGCTATCATTCAATTACCCGGATTAAATCGCGATCAAGATATGATTACAGCATTATATCAAATAACAGGTATTCAACCGCTTAAAATTTGGCAAACAGAAACAACAATTCCTCAAGTTGATATGATTGTTATCCCTGGTGGTTTTTCCTATGGTGACTACTTAAGATGTGGTGCTATTGGTGCGCGAATGCCAGTTATGCAAGCTGTGCGTGAAAAAGCACAAAAAGGTGTTATGATTATGGGGGTATGTAATGGTTTTCAAATTTTGCTAGAATCTGGATTGTTACCAGGCGCTTTAATGCGCAATACTTCATTAAAATTTGTTTGTCGTGAAATAAAACTTGAAATCATTAACGCTGATACAAAATTTTCTCGATGCTATTCCAAAGGACAAATCATTCGCTGTCCTGTTGCTCATCATGATGGAAATTACTTCGTTGACAATAATACATTGAAACAAATGGAAGACAATAAGCAAATTATTTTCCGTTATGCAGAAAATACAAATCCCAATGGTTCGATTAATGACATTGCTGGTATTGTCAATAAAGCTGGCAATGTTCTTGGTATAATGCCTCATCCTGAAAATTTCATTGAGGCCGCACATGGTGGTGATGACGGCCGTTTATTGTTTCAAAGTATTTTAGCTTCGAAAAATTAA
- the purL gene encoding phosphoribosylformylglycinamidine synthase subunit PurL has product MNFCNNIAITPELIAQHGLKPDEYQRILELIGRKPTLTELGIFSAMWNEHCSYKSSKKWLKTLPTKGKCVIQGPGENAGVVDIGNNQCVVFKMESHNHPSYIEPYQGAATGVGGILRDVFTMGARPVASMNALRFGSPDHPRTRYLVSGVVSGIGGYGNAFGVPTVGGEVNFDKRYNGNILVNAFAAGIAKTDSIFYSKAQGVGLPIVYLGAKTGRDGVGGATMASAEFDDTISEKRPTVQVGDPFTEKCLLEACLELMALGAVIGIQDMGAAGLTCSAVEMGAKGNLGIELNLDKVPVREENMTAYEMMLSESQERMLMVLKPELEKQASEIFNKWGLHFAIIGKTTDDLRFRVLHQGKEVANLPIKELGDKAPAYDRPWIEPPQKTTLRVEEVKKVENLGDALLALLNSANQSSRRWVYEQYDTIIQSNTLICPGGDAGVIRIDNSDKRALAFSSDVTPRYCEADPYEGGKQAVAECWRNISTTGATPLAATDNLNFGNPEKPEIMGQLIFAIKGISEACRVLDFPIVSGNVSLYNETNGVEILPTPTIAGVGILNDWSKMATINNMQNGDIIVLVGPCGSHLGQSIYARDILNIEAGAPPYVDLQLEKKNGQFVRNAINCGFIHAAHDISDGGLAIALAEMVIKANKGIRAKLSNKLPHHAELFGEDQGRYLLAVTPNKLNDLKTLAQTSEVSLMELGIVEGDTLDIKDVLTLSISKLTQAYESWFPKFMEEK; this is encoded by the coding sequence ATGAACTTTTGCAATAACATTGCCATTACACCAGAATTAATCGCACAACATGGCCTAAAACCCGATGAATACCAACGTATCTTGGAGTTAATCGGTAGAAAACCAACACTAACTGAGCTTGGAATTTTTTCTGCGATGTGGAACGAGCATTGTTCTTATAAATCTTCTAAAAAATGGCTCAAAACTTTACCGACAAAAGGAAAGTGTGTCATTCAAGGCCCAGGTGAAAATGCTGGTGTTGTTGATATAGGCAACAACCAGTGTGTTGTTTTCAAAATGGAAAGTCATAACCACCCCTCTTACATTGAACCTTATCAAGGTGCAGCAACAGGTGTTGGTGGTATTCTGCGTGATGTTTTTACAATGGGTGCTCGCCCTGTCGCAAGTATGAATGCATTACGATTTGGATCTCCTGATCATCCCCGAACGCGTTATCTGGTTTCAGGGGTTGTTTCTGGAATTGGTGGTTATGGCAACGCTTTTGGTGTTCCCACTGTTGGTGGAGAAGTCAATTTTGACAAACGTTATAATGGTAATATTCTTGTCAACGCTTTTGCAGCTGGCATTGCAAAAACAGATTCTATTTTTTATTCCAAAGCGCAAGGTGTAGGACTTCCTATTGTTTATCTTGGTGCCAAAACAGGGCGTGACGGTGTTGGTGGAGCTACAATGGCTTCTGCTGAATTTGACGACACAATCAGTGAAAAACGTCCAACTGTTCAAGTTGGTGATCCTTTTACTGAAAAGTGCCTGCTTGAAGCTTGTTTAGAATTAATGGCATTAGGAGCCGTTATTGGTATTCAAGATATGGGAGCAGCAGGATTAACATGTTCTGCAGTTGAAATGGGTGCAAAAGGAAATCTAGGAATAGAACTCAATCTTGATAAAGTGCCTGTTCGCGAAGAAAACATGACAGCCTATGAAATGATGCTTTCTGAAAGTCAAGAGCGTATGCTTATGGTTCTAAAACCAGAACTCGAAAAACAAGCATCTGAAATCTTTAATAAATGGGGACTTCATTTTGCCATCATTGGAAAAACAACGGATGATTTACGTTTCCGCGTATTACATCAAGGGAAAGAAGTAGCTAACCTGCCGATCAAAGAACTTGGCGATAAAGCCCCAGCTTATGATCGCCCTTGGATAGAGCCTCCCCAAAAAACAACTCTTAGAGTAGAAGAAGTTAAAAAAGTTGAAAATCTCGGTGATGCATTACTTGCCTTACTAAACTCTGCCAATCAAAGTTCACGGCGATGGGTTTATGAACAATATGATACAATTATCCAGAGTAATACTCTTATTTGCCCAGGGGGTGATGCAGGTGTTATCCGCATAGATAATAGTGACAAACGTGCTCTTGCTTTTTCTTCTGATGTAACACCTCGCTATTGTGAAGCTGATCCTTATGAAGGAGGGAAACAAGCCGTCGCAGAGTGTTGGCGTAATATTAGTACCACGGGTGCAACACCACTAGCTGCTACTGATAATCTCAATTTTGGCAATCCTGAAAAACCTGAAATTATGGGGCAGCTAATTTTTGCCATTAAAGGTATAAGTGAAGCTTGCAGAGTACTCGATTTTCCAATCGTTTCAGGAAATGTTTCCCTTTACAATGAAACTAATGGAGTAGAAATTCTTCCTACGCCTACAATCGCTGGTGTTGGTATCCTTAATGATTGGTCAAAAATGGCTACAATAAATAATATGCAAAATGGAGATATTATAGTTTTAGTTGGCCCTTGTGGTTCACATTTAGGGCAATCAATTTATGCACGCGATATTTTAAATATTGAAGCCGGCGCGCCGCCTTATGTGGATTTACAGCTTGAAAAAAAGAATGGTCAATTTGTTCGCAACGCTATTAATTGTGGTTTTATTCATGCTGCTCATGATATTTCCGATGGAGGATTAGCCATTGCTCTTGCAGAAATGGTAATTAAAGCAAATAAAGGAATTAGAGCAAAATTAAGTAACAAATTACCACATCATGCTGAACTTTTCGGTGAAGATCAAGGGCGTTATTTATTAGCAGTTACCCCCAATAAACTTAATGACCTTAAAACACTTGCTCAAACAAGCGAAGTTTCTTTAATGGAGCTTGGTATAGTTGAAGGCGACACGCTTGACATAAAAGACGTATTAACACTTTCAATATCTAAGCTAACACAAGCTTATGAAAGCTGGTTTCCAAAATTTATGGAAGAAAAATAA